Proteins encoded together in one Aurantiacibacter aquimixticola window:
- a CDS encoding PspC domain-containing protein, which yields MNDLKGPNKSPAEFRLATHDAKLAGVCGGIANYFGIDPLIVRLIFAVGAIAGFGSFILLYLIVWLVAK from the coding sequence ATGAACGACCTGAAAGGCCCCAACAAATCTCCGGCCGAATTTCGCCTGGCGACGCATGACGCCAAGCTGGCCGGAGTGTGCGGCGGGATCGCCAACTATTTCGGTATCGACCCGCTCATTGTCAGGCTGATCTTCGCCGTCGGCGCGATTGCTGGCTTCGGCAGCTTCATCCTGCTTTATTTGATCGTGTGGCTGGTCGCGAAATGA
- a CDS encoding NAD-dependent succinate-semialdehyde dehydrogenase — MGTITTVNPATGEDIETYEEMDKDAAIAKLEACHAAFLDWRLTSLEERADIIRGIGQALRDNKEELAQLMTREVGKLIGDSRDEVDLCAGICDYTADTGPKELADEQRDPGNAGRGIITYSPIGVVYGIQPWNFPAYQVVRYSIANLMAGNGVLLKHASNCTGSGLKLAELYKEGGLPKDLFSVLVVDHDTSDAIIEHDKVRGVTLTGSDKAGKHVAEKAGKLLKPTVLELGSNDAYLVLEDADLDMAAKVCAEARLYNNGQTCINGKRFIVTEKVYDDFLSRFVERFEAIKVGDPTADDSDMGPMARADLRETLQEQVDESVKKGAKIACGGSIPDGDGAYYPATVLTDVESGQPAYDDELFGPVASVIRAKDDEDAMRLANDSRYGLGGGILSSDTDRAVELAKKHFDTGMVFVNVYGVADPSMPFGGVKDSGYGREHGGFGVKEFVNAKSIFVGSA; from the coding sequence ATGGGCACGATCACCACCGTCAATCCCGCCACCGGCGAAGACATCGAAACGTATGAGGAGATGGACAAGGACGCCGCCATCGCCAAGCTGGAGGCGTGCCACGCCGCCTTTCTCGACTGGCGGCTGACCTCCCTTGAAGAACGCGCCGATATCATTCGCGGCATTGGCCAGGCGCTGCGCGACAACAAGGAAGAGCTGGCCCAGCTGATGACGCGCGAAGTCGGCAAGCTGATCGGCGACAGCCGCGACGAGGTCGATCTGTGCGCCGGCATTTGCGACTACACCGCCGATACCGGGCCGAAGGAACTGGCCGACGAACAGCGCGATCCAGGCAATGCCGGGCGCGGCATCATCACCTACTCCCCCATCGGCGTGGTTTACGGCATCCAGCCGTGGAATTTCCCCGCCTACCAGGTCGTGCGCTATTCGATCGCCAATTTGATGGCGGGCAACGGCGTGCTGCTGAAACATGCCAGCAATTGCACCGGCAGCGGGCTGAAACTTGCCGAGCTCTATAAGGAAGGCGGACTGCCCAAGGATCTGTTCAGCGTGCTGGTGGTGGATCACGACACCTCGGATGCCATTATCGAGCACGACAAGGTGCGCGGCGTCACCCTCACCGGGTCGGACAAGGCGGGCAAGCATGTCGCCGAAAAGGCAGGCAAGCTGCTGAAGCCCACCGTGCTGGAGCTAGGTTCGAACGACGCTTACCTTGTGCTGGAAGATGCCGATCTCGACATGGCGGCAAAGGTGTGCGCCGAAGCGCGGCTCTACAATAACGGCCAGACCTGCATCAACGGCAAGCGCTTCATCGTGACCGAGAAGGTCTATGACGATTTTCTGTCCAGATTCGTCGAGCGCTTCGAGGCGATCAAGGTCGGCGACCCGACCGCGGACGATAGCGACATGGGCCCGATGGCGCGCGCCGACCTGCGCGAGACGTTGCAGGAACAGGTGGACGAATCGGTGAAGAAGGGCGCGAAGATCGCCTGCGGCGGATCGATCCCGGATGGCGACGGCGCATACTACCCCGCCACCGTGCTCACCGATGTCGAAAGCGGGCAGCCCGCCTATGACGACGAGCTGTTCGGCCCCGTCGCCTCCGTCATCCGCGCCAAGGACGACGAGGACGCGATGCGCCTCGCCAATGACAGCCGATACGGCCTGGGTGGCGGTATCCTCTCGAGCGACACCGATCGCGCGGTGGAACTGGCGAAGAAGCATTTCGACACGGGCATGGTGTTCGTGAATGTCTACGGCGTGGCCGATCCCTCCATGCCCTTCGGCGGCGTGAAGGACAGCGGTTACGGCCGCGAACACGGCGGATTCGGCGTGAAGGAATTCGTCAACGCGAAGAGCATCTTTGTGGGGAGCGCCTAG
- a CDS encoding queuosine precursor transporter: MDGETRKIAGSEAAGAGFRYFPYIMAAFVAILLLSNVIGAAKPSYVRLPDGSEWAFGAGVLFFPISYIIGDVLTEVYGYANARRVIWTGFAALIFMALMAWVVVALPPAEGWPGQEAYEFVFGNSWRIVLASIVAFWAGEFANSIVMAKMKVWTDGRMLWSRTIGSTVVGQGIDSLIFYPLAFYGLAGWPIEQLWQVVLSQWLIKTGWEALLTPVTYQVVGFLKRREGVEVFDTDTDFSPFGGK, encoded by the coding sequence ATGGACGGCGAGACACGCAAGATCGCAGGCAGCGAAGCCGCAGGGGCGGGATTTCGCTATTTTCCCTACATCATGGCCGCCTTCGTCGCGATCCTGTTGCTGAGCAATGTGATCGGCGCGGCGAAGCCGAGCTATGTCCGCCTGCCTGACGGCAGCGAGTGGGCGTTCGGCGCGGGCGTGCTGTTCTTCCCCATCAGCTACATCATCGGCGACGTGCTGACCGAGGTCTACGGCTACGCCAATGCGCGCCGGGTGATCTGGACGGGCTTCGCCGCGCTCATCTTCATGGCGCTGATGGCCTGGGTGGTCGTCGCACTACCGCCTGCGGAGGGCTGGCCGGGACAGGAAGCCTATGAATTCGTGTTCGGAAACAGCTGGCGCATCGTGCTCGCCAGCATCGTCGCTTTCTGGGCGGGAGAATTCGCCAATTCGATCGTCATGGCGAAGATGAAGGTGTGGACGGACGGAAGGATGCTGTGGAGCCGGACCATCGGTTCGACCGTGGTCGGCCAGGGGATCGACAGCCTGATCTTCTATCCACTCGCCTTCTATGGCCTAGCCGGATGGCCGATCGAGCAATTGTGGCAGGTCGTGCTGTCGCAATGGCTCATCAAGACGGGGTGGGAAGCGCTCCTCACCCCGGTTACGTATCAGGTGGTCGGTTTCCTCAAGCGGCGCGAGGGGGTCGAGGTGTTCGACACCGACACCGACTTCTCGCCCTTCGGCGGAAAGTGA